The Streptomyces avermitilis MA-4680 = NBRC 14893 genome contains a region encoding:
- a CDS encoding CBS domain-containing protein — protein sequence MQQRSVDATPTAVVDVMDTAGPQVWAAMTVEVALSVMASARAEHLFLCDEDGQCTGLITRAQLTVVRDSPSYTDQVRLGDILGDASGVLEFSR from the coding sequence ATGCAGCAGCGCTCGGTGGATGCAACTCCCACGGCCGTGGTCGACGTCATGGACACGGCCGGGCCGCAGGTCTGGGCCGCCATGACCGTCGAGGTGGCCTTGTCCGTCATGGCCAGCGCCCGGGCCGAACACTTGTTCCTCTGCGACGAGGACGGCCAGTGCACGGGCCTGATCACCCGGGCCCAGCTCACCGTCGTACGCGACAGCCCCTCCTACACCGATCAGGTCCGTCTTGGGGACATCCTCGGCGACGCCTCGGGCGTTCTCGAGTTCTCCCGCTGA
- a CDS encoding SCO5918 family protein, with protein MRCVIARFPFDLSKSGVVASMKGVKPEPIVGESVQIGRRHFPVKQVGEVVTRQDRRDFSAQEVVRAMTRLGFTCHDLAEPAPARVLTPLQSASALLGTPAPAPA; from the coding sequence ATGCGCTGTGTCATCGCCCGTTTCCCGTTCGACCTCTCCAAGAGCGGGGTGGTGGCCTCGATGAAGGGCGTCAAGCCCGAGCCCATCGTGGGTGAGTCCGTGCAGATCGGCCGCCGCCACTTTCCCGTCAAGCAAGTGGGCGAGGTCGTCACCCGGCAGGACCGCCGTGACTTCAGCGCCCAAGAAGTCGTCCGGGCCATGACCCGCCTCGGCTTCACCTGCCACGACCTCGCCGAGCCCGCGCCCGCCCGTGTCCTGACTCCGCTCCAGAGCGCGTCGGCACTGCTCGGCACACCGGCGCCCGCGCCCGCGTAG